The following are from one region of the Methylophilus sp. DW102 genome:
- a CDS encoding shikimate kinase, which translates to MGTQIPNNIFLIGLMGAGKTTVGKLIAKSLGKTFYDTDHVIEQRTGVKIPTIFELEGEAGFRKRETATLEEFAQQENIVLATGGGAIIAPENREILKKYGYVIYLRANVNELYLRTRNDKNRPLLQNVDVKAKLEQLFHARNPLYTETAHLIVDTGHQPVAVIIQKIESALKALEPSCKP; encoded by the coding sequence ATGGGTACGCAAATACCAAATAACATTTTTTTGATCGGGTTGATGGGGGCAGGCAAGACCACAGTTGGCAAATTGATTGCCAAAAGTCTGGGCAAGACCTTCTACGACACGGATCATGTCATTGAGCAGCGCACGGGCGTTAAAATCCCGACCATCTTCGAGCTGGAAGGCGAAGCTGGCTTCCGCAAGCGCGAGACCGCCACGCTAGAGGAGTTTGCGCAGCAGGAGAATATCGTGCTGGCCACTGGCGGCGGTGCCATCATCGCGCCGGAAAACCGCGAAATTCTCAAAAAATATGGCTATGTGATTTATTTGCGTGCAAATGTGAATGAGCTGTATTTACGCACGCGCAATGATAAAAACCGACCGCTGCTACAGAATGTCGATGTCAAAGCCAAGCTGGAACAATTGTTCCATGCCCGCAATCCACTCTATACCGAGACTGCACACCTGATCGTCGATACCGGTCATCAGCCAGTCGCAGTGATTATCCAAAAAATTGAGAGCGCCCTGAAAGCGTTGGAGCCGTCATGCAAACCTTAA